GAGCAAGCGTTAACGTGTTTTGATTAACAATCAATTAGCACTAGGTTTAAAGCATTAGCGTCTCATCCCTTTTCCAATTGAAGACGGCCTGGCTAGCAAGGCGGTTTAATGAGGAGGAAACCCCTGGTCGCAACCATTACTCTCGCATTGGTGCTTCTCAAAGCTTTAGGAGTGTACTACGGCTTCTACTCAGGGAGTACTAGTACTGCTAAAGCAGTATCCCTGGGGCTCGAGTTCAATGCTCACGCAACACCATTCTACATGGTTTTAGACAATGCCTTACTAGAGATGAAAGGAGTAAACGTAACCAATATTCTCTTGTTTAAGACCGGTATGGAGCTAGCGGCCGGCGTCGCACGCGGAGACATTGCCGCCGGCCAGGCTTGTCTAGGACCTATTTTAGTAATGATCGATAAGGGCATACCCATAAGGATTATTGGGAAAATACACGACGGAGGCTTCGCAGTCATTGTGAACCCGGATAGGGTTAGCAGTGTTAAAGATCTTAACGGGTGAGCGGTCTACACGCCTGGACCAGGGAGTCAGGCATACTTACTAGCTTTAAAGATACAGGATGAATACGGTGTTAAATTCTCGGAGATTAAGACCCTGCAACCGCAGGAGATATTAACAGGCCTTGTCGGCGGCTACATAGACGTTGCCATACTCCCTGAGCCATACCCGGAGGTTGCGGAGTCCAAAGGGCTTATGATACTGCTCCTGAGTAGCGAGGTCTGGCCTGACATGCCTGGAAGCTACTTGTTCACCACGGTTGATTACCTGGAGAAGAATCGGGATGTGTTGAGAATTATAGCAGACCTTGTTGGAGAGATGGTGGATGAGGTTGAGGAAGATCCTTCCAAAGCGGTTGAAACGCTATCCAAGTGGCTTGACATCAGCGGGGACGATGCGTTAAGGGCTATTCAACGTATTCAATGGAATACAAGTCTCGATGGAGACCAAATACAGGCGTACATTGACTTCGCATACTCTAAGAGAGTGATCAAGGAGAGGTATAATGCAACCCTTCTCGTCGAGTCAGTATAAGAGTTTAAAACCTGTGAAAGCCCTAGTATCGTTCACGATTCTCATACTAGTGTGGGAGCTCGTTGCTAGAGCCCGTGTATACCCGTCGTACATACTACCCTCCTTCAGCGAGGTTGCAGGCTGTTTCCTAGACGGGGACTATATGCGCATTGTTCTCGAAAACGCTGTTTTAACAGTGATCAGGGCTGGAGCAGGGTTTGCCGTGGGAGTAGTAGTTGGTATCGCTCTTGGATTACTAGTCGTAGGCTTGAAGATTGATGAGTATGTTCAGCCAATAGCCTCAATACTATTCACACTGCCCACTGTTGTCTGGGTTCCCCTACTACTCTTATGAGTAGGCCAAGACTCGCTCGCGCATCCTGCAACCGCTTCATTCATTTGTAGCTTCCCACCAATACTATATGGTGTGTTAAACTCTTCGCGGACAATAAATTCTGAGATTTTAGAGGCTGCTTTTACACTGGGCGCTAATTCATGGAGCACGCTTGCAAGGATTGTAGCACCTATATCACTCCTAAAGATCACGCCCATTGTTAAAACCGAGGTTGTAATGGTGTTTAAGACCACGCTTATTGTTGAAATGCTTGTTTTAACAAGCGGTCTAGGACACCTCTTACTCTTATACTCGTTAACCATAGATGTTAAGCATTTATTGTCAACGATGATAGCTCTAACCATCCCTATAGTGGTAATTGTCGAATCCATAGACGTGGTTGAGAAGAAAGTTTCATCTAAGTGGATTGGTGAGAAACGGTGGTAGGTGTCTCGCTGAGAAGTATTGAGAACTACGCCCTGCACGGGGTTACGGTTGACATACCATCTGGTAAGATAACAGCTATTATAGGCCCTAATGGAGCCGGTAAGACAACAATGCTTAAAGTAATCGCCGGCCTGACACTGTACAAGGGAAGCGTGTTATTCGATGGGAAGCCGGTTGATAATACACCACCCTACAGAAGAGGCGTCGCATATATTCCACAGAAGAATGCGTTGTTCCCCCATATGACTGTCTGGGATAACATAGCGTTTCCATTGAAGATAAAGGGCTTCTGTGAAAACGCGATCAAAGATAGGGTTGAATGGGCCCTTAGAAAACTATCTATTGAACACCTCGCCTCGAAACACCCCTCCCAGTTAAGCGGTGGAGAGGCTAGGAGAGTTGCCATAGCTAGGTCCCTGGTGGCCGGTGGAAACTCGTTCCTGGCGGACGAGTTGGAGCAAAGCCTTGACGCTGCTATGAGGCTTGAGATATACGAAGAAATCAAAAGAGTCAATAGAGAAGAAGGATTATCAATAATTATTGTCACACACGACCTCAACTGGGCAGTGAATACTGTCGACAAAGTCATCTATCTCGTCAATGGAAGAGTAGCATAAGAAGGCCCGCCCGGAAACCTTAACGTAGACATGGTTAGATCAAAACCATTAGCTTGGTTTAAAAACCCTGCACACGTCTCCAGCTTTTTAGCTTTCATGTAAATCGTATATTTTAGAGGAGTTTTAAGTGAGGATTTTAGCATTAACTCATGGCTTATGGCTTGGCGGAGCCCAAATCGCTACTTTAGAGCTACTGGAGCTCCTCAAAGATAAGGTTGAGTTGAAGGTTTTAACATGCGACCGGGCTAATGAAGAGTTCACGTCTAGAATAACCTCCATGGGGATTCCGGTGCACCGGGCCCACTGCAAGCTTGAAGCAGGCTACCCTGTGATAGGGGTTAACTCTGCCCAAAGCCTTATACAATGGGCTGACGTTGCCTGGATTACGGATGTAGAATATCCTACTGCACGACTCGTGAAAAATGTGAAGAACATTCCTGTTATAGCTCATCTTCACTCTTACGCTTTAATATGCCCTCGATGGGACTCCCTCTATGGTCGTGGCGAGGTGTGCCTAAAAAAGTGTTCTCCGTGGAGAATCATCAGGTGTAGGCAAGGCCATAGATCCATGCTCTTCAAGGTGGGGGCGTTGAGTATTGGTATGGCAGGAATGTTTGCCACTTTGGATATCGCTAAAGGACCGTACAAGTACATGAAATGGGTGAAACTGTTAAACATGGTTCTAGAAAGCATAGATGGCTATATCCCGGTCTCCAATACGCTCTGGGACATTCACGTAAGGCACGTGCCCGAGCTGGGGGGTAAACCTTACGCGGTCGTCTACAACCCAGTTATAGAACCCTTAAAGTACGTGAAGCCGAATCCCAATGAGCCCTATGGGAACTACATATTCTACGCTTCAGGCCCCAACCCTGTTAAAGGCCCACACATACTCCTGGATGCATGGTCCACCGTATCCAAGCAGTTTAAAGATTTAAAACTCTACATGGTCGGCTGCAAAGATAGTTGGGTCGAGAAATACGCTAAACGCCTAAGCTTAAACAACATTGTTTTCGTCGACAAACTCCCCAGCAGAAACTACTACCACACCATGTACAAAGCCAGAGCTGTCGTCATGCCCTCTATATGGCCCGAGGCATTTGGTAGAATACCCGTTGAGGCTAACAGGCTTGGTGTGCCGGCTGTGGTAACTGATCAAGGAGGCTTAAAGGAGATCGTTGAGGACGGGGTAACAGGTTACTTATCCAAGCCAAGAAGCGAGGAGCTGGCGAGTAAAATAATGAAGGTCCTGGAAAAAAGTTTCAATAGAGAGGCAATAATACAAGAATCCTACATAAAGGTTGATCCGGGTAAGCAAGTGGAAAAAATGCTAAACCTGGTTGCAAAATAGTGTAAGGAGCTTCTAGCTACATGTTTTCCGCAACATGAACTTACAGTAAAAATATAAGCGAACCTTAATGAAGGTAGAATAGCTTTCCTTGGAAAGCTACCAGGTCTTGATCAATATTTGACACTATATCGGTCCGTGCCCCTATCCCTGTAAAATATTGAGATGGCGCCAGCGGCCTCAGCCTCGGCCACTGAGAGGCCAAAATGCTCTGGATACAGCGGGTGCATGTAGAACTTTGCCCTTGCCAAGACCGTTTTTAACTCACCCTGGGCATGTTTACCTTAACCTCAACGTTCCCAAGACCATCCCTCTCGACCCCGCCCCAGAGCTAATCTAACACCTTACGCGAAACCCTTGTCGCAGAGCCTACAATGTAAAGTTTATAGTCAGGTAGCTTCTCTACTACTGTAAGAATGTTTTTAAGCCCCTCCTCCAGGCTGAACCTTGACCCTGCGACAATCAACGCATCCCTGCGGTCGCTGTGGAAATACTCTACGTCGAAAGGAAGGTGTAAAATCTCCACCCTGTATTTCAACCCGTAGATGGATTCAAATACTCTCATAGTCCATGTGCTACTAACCAGGACTAGCTTGGTATCACCTGTTAAGGACTAAGCCACCCTTCTCACAAGCCAGTTATAGGTTTTCCTCGCCAACCCTGTGTCAGCATAAGGAAGCACGAGGGGACATGGACATGCACTATATCCAATGGATATGGAAGATAGGGAACCGTATCAACAAATAATTCACCTTGCTTTCTTTCAACCTTAACTAGCAGGTATCGGGTTAGCAGGCCCCTTAACCTTACAAGCCTTCCACGAGTGAAGTCCATGGTGGCTTTGTTAATAATCTTACTCATTAAAGGAGCTTCGTGGAGTTCGATGGCAGGGTTGAAACCTTGTGTCATCAACTCGATAGTTCTTTTAAATCTTTCCTTACCTACGACAATTGTGATCAGCTTCGATTCAAAACCTAGCTCAAGAAATGCCTTATGCATCTCCACCTATAGCTTCTCTTCCCCCCGCCTACTTCTAAAAGAGGGTGGAAAACCAGGATTCTCGTACTGAGTCGCTACTCTAATGTTTTTCGGTTCTTACTTATTATTGTTTACCCGGGAGATTATGAAGAGGCTTCCTCGACCAAACCCTAAGTTTCATTATTCACCAAACCCCTCCTACATTTCAAACACTTAAACTTCTAATCTTATACATCCAAGGTAATCCCGGTTATAGTGGTTGCGAAAAATTAAAGCTTCTAACTCATCCTTAAGTTTAAGAAAAGCTAAATAACTAATCAGGCATCAACACTTGAATTACTCTTTAAGGTAGGAAGGGTTCGTCCGCTACTTCAACACTGTCACATTAACTACCAATGGAATAAGCGATTTATCAATAAGCTGTGGAGTATTGTAATATAAGACCCGGACATTGCGAGTCTTGAGACGAAACTTCCACAGACTCCCTGAAACAAGGCTTAAAGCTTTTTCATCAATTGCTTTTTCACCACCCTTCACTAAGTTTATCAAAGTGAGTGTAGCCCCAAATTGAAAGAATTTCTCATCTATACCAGCCTCTCTTAAAGGGACAGCCTTGGTAAGGGTGGTTAAATCAATCCATGTTAAATTATCAGGTCTCCGGTTCCTGTAAAACCCTAATAACCTAGCTGGAACGTAGAAGATCGCTAGTCTTTTACTTCTGCTTACTATCAATCGATATATTGAAGGAGCGCTACCTCTCAACTCGTCTAGGGTTCCCTTCACGACTCTCTTCAACCCACCGTACCTTCTCTCGCGCTTAGTCATGTAAGCTGATGCAATCTCGTTGAAACCTGAAACAATAGGTAGGTGTATATGAAATCCTATTTTTGAAACAAACTCCACATCCTCGCCATAGTTCAGATCCCGCCAACCCCCTTTGCCGAGAGCAAGCTCTCGTCTGACTATCAATAGTCCTCCGGCGTTCACAACCTGCTTTGTTTCCACAGCATACTCTATCGCTTTATGATAAGCCGGAGTATATACCGTATCCAGATCGAACCATGCAGTCGTAGAATTTTCTGGACATTTATAGAGTGCTATGTGCCTACCTAATCCCCTAGTACATTGGTATCGATAAAGCTTAAGATTGTAATCTTTTCTGAGCTCTAAAAGCTTCTCCCATGTTCCATCAGTGGAGTAATTATCCACGATCACGATATCGTGCTCCGGCCTCCAAACAGACTCCACACTCTCCTCTATGGTGCGGACGTTATTGAATACTGTGCCGTAAATGCATATCTTCAAATGTCACAGCTCCTGTGCCAGCTTCTTAACTCTCAATATGTAATTCACTTTATCTACAATGCTCTTCCTAAAATTATCATAGCTGAAAATAATGGAGTTCTCAATGCCCTTCTCCTTTAGCTTGCTATATAATTCCTTGTCATCCTCTATTGATTTTATAATGCTTGGGACCTCACTTATACTGCTATAGCCGAGCATGCTAGAAACCTTGCTAACCACGTCATACCATGCACCTCCATCCTTATACACTATTGGGATAGCACCGGCTGACATTGCTTCAACAACCGATATCCCAAAGTGTTCTGGGAAAGGCGGGTGAAGATAGAACATTGCCCTACCAAGCAGTTCCCGCAACTCATACCTAGGAATGTCTGGCTTGAACTCCACATTCGTTAATTTCAACTCATCTCTTAATGCTTTCAGTTTTTCAAAAACCGACGCAGACCCCTCAGTGGTGGTCCCTGCTATAACAAACTCGTAATCCGGTAACTGCTTAGCTACCTCAACTAGTATTTTGTCAAGGTTTTTCTCATAAACAATCCTGCTAACGGTGACAACAAGCTTCTCTCGCTCCGCATTCCCTGAAACCTCCCTGAAATACTCAACATCCACGGGCGGGTAGATAATGTCCGGGACCACATTATATGCCTTGTAAACCATGCACGCGGTCCAGGTAGAATTGGCTATAACCCTGCCAGTATGTTTTGACAACCTTTTAGCCACTAGGTTAACCAGTCCATTGTAAGCATCCCATTGAAGGCCAGCCTTATCCCTGGGCGGAAGAACCGCGGGATAATGTATGTATGACACGTCCGCCCCGGAGGGAACATTGCTCTGTGTGTCAATTACGAGGTCGGCTTCACTCATAGCTTCATCTATCTCTTTTAAATAGAATAGAAGCCTGCGAAGCCTTTCAAACCTGCCGCGGGACATCTTTTCTATGAGCTGTGCCAACCTATTCTTTCTAACACTCAACCTCGTAGGGATTACGTTGCCGTACAAGTCCTTAATCTTCTCATCTTCAACAGGAGTCTGAGTCCATATTTCAACGTCGAAACCCTGCTCTATCAACGCCTGCGAGAGCCTAAGTACAAGCAACTCCCCGCCTCCGAGAACATTGAGAGAAGCGTGTAGAATCAATATTTTACCGGACACTCAAATACACCACCGCATTCTTCGCAACTACTTAAACAATTTTTACACTATGGAGAGATATTTAAACGCTCAGAACCATGTACACGGGAGTATACCATTTAACATGTTCATCCCGTCTAAACAATCACTTCACAAATGTTATTTACTCATTTTCAATTAACATAATTCGATGGATATTGGAAAATGCCGGTTTTAAACCATTGAAATGAGTAACCCGGTAATCTCTTATGTGAAGTCTTTCAGTCTTTTATTATTGCTTTTCTCCCACTCCTCTACGTCGCCTTCAACAACTCTGAAAACAGGGTTGGCTTCAATGCTACTCGGGTCTACTCCTCTAATTCTTTCAAGCCAGGCCTTGTCGCGTTTCTCAAGCTTTCTAATTAAGTGGTTGAACTCGTAAATGAGCTGTCCACGGGTTACCTCTACTGCTTCATGGAGCTCGACCACCCTGATCTTTGAAAGGCTGAACCTGTAGCCTCTCGCGCAAGCTTCCAGGTAGACCTGGTAGAGGTATGCGTCGATCAGGTCCAGGGGTTTCTCATACTTCTTAAACCTTGCAAGCTGGGGGTGGTTTCTGTAACCCTTGGTCAATCCCTGGAGAACACGTCTTGCTAGCAAGCCCTCCCTCCACAGTGCTACCAGCCCTATCCTATCCAGGTATTTCGGATGTATTGACCACAGTCTCGTTGAAAATCCCTCTTCGAATCCATTGTTTAAGCTAGTGTTTCACAAGCAACTGAATCCCTTCCATCATCATGGGGTTTTAAAAAATGCTGCATGATAATGGGAGGAGTTGACTACGTAGTATTGGCTATGGTGCCTAGTATCCTCCAACCTCCTCGTAAGCTTCCTCAACAGCCTCTTTAGCCTTCTCCTCCTCAAGCCTCTCCTTCTGCTTTATGAGGAACCTTCTCCTATCCAGCACGCCCCAAGCGTAGATCGCGATGGCTGGGAGTGCTAGTAGGAGGAGTAGCAGGGCATCCCCTGCCGCTGGTGTAACGGGGAGAGTGTTGGACAGCTCTATCGGCTTGGGCATGCCGGGAGAGATCTCGGGCATGAACCTGTTCACGTTCCAAGCAGCCAGCGCTAGCATCAGCCAGTTTGTCGCGAAGTTTATCAAGCCCTGCCTGCTCGGCCCCAGCATCAGCCCAGGTATCCTCCTCTTCGTCAACGGCGGGAATAGGACCGAGCCCATGAAGCCCAGCTGGTCTTCCAGGACATGCATCGCGTGTCCCAGCATTGACGCTACTGCGAGGTAGAACCAGTTAGCGTAGCCTAGTGCAAGGGTTGCAAGCCCTATTAACCCACCGATCACCACGCTCGCTGTCAAGCTGTGGGAGAAGCCCCTGTGCCACGGTATGAACACCTCCTCGACAACATCCCCCACTTTCTCATAACCTATCTCGGGGCCTGAGAAAGCATCTATCACTGTTGGCCTAGGGTAGACCTTTCTGAAAGCATGCTTCGTCTCAGCAACCCCTATCCTCCTGTACTCAGGGGGCTCTGTCCCCTCGAGGGGTAAGCCTCCAGTGGAGACCAGCGGGCCCATGTGAACGATTATCCTCCTGTTCTTGGAGTCGTACTGGATTAGGAACCTCCTGTAGAAGTCCCCCGGCATCCTTATATTGTGTATTTTAACGGTTACCATCCTCCCGGTCTCGTAAGCCTCGTCAATAGCTCTTGCAACAGCGTCTGCAACATACTGCGGGTGTGGGGCGTCCGCAACATTCCAGTAGACTGAGCCACCCTCGTCCACCTCCAGGTAGCCCGGTATCCTCACCCTCCTGCCCGATGCTGCCAGCTCCTTAATGCTTGACCCGAGCATTCTCCTAAGCTTTTCGTAATCCCCGTTCCTGGCGACCACTACCACCGACCCGGTTTCATCCGCTAGCTTAAACCTCGCGTAACCCTCCCTCTCCTCCAGCACATCCTCGATCCTCCCCTCAAGATAGTAAAGCCTCCATCTCAAGCCCTGGGAGAGCTCGCTAACCCTTATCCTCCTGGGGGAGAGTTTTCTCAACGGATCCCTTGGGGCGGGATCCACGAGGTAGTCCACTCTCCACAGGAACTTCTTGAACTTGAAGTCCAGGAAGTCTGGCAGGTATGCTGAAACCCCTGCTAGAACCGGCCACATGACTCCTTTGACAAGGTCTGAGAGCAGGGGCGGGAAGAACATTGCCATTGCTAGACCGGACAAGTAGTGCGTCCACCCTCTCATCCTCAACCACCTAGCCCTAGCAGTTCAAGGAAGAAGCCGGCGAACCCCATGGTGTTTGCGAGAACGGGGAGGATTAGGGAGCCCAGGCAGTAGCTCAGCCTCGTGTTGAAGACCATTGCAGCGAAGCCAACGCTTGTCGCCGCGAGCATTAAAACCAGGCCCACGGGCCCTGTCAAATAGTATACGAGGCTCACGAGGAACACTAGGGTGGCAGCGGAAATGTAGACGTAGCTCACCCTGGTTAGAAGGCGTGCCACGGCTTTCGACAAGTATAGGGTGACAACGAAGGAGACGGCTGCTGCTAGGATGATGAAGGCTGCTCCAACATAGAACTCAGCCCATGTCTTAGGCGTGTAAACCCCTCCTACAAGCCATGCAACCGAGCCCCTGGTTATCCTCATGGTTGGGTGGAACAGGAAGAAGAGAGCACCAGTGTAGTATACTGTTCTAGCAGCTCCCTGGCTGATCAGGAAGGTGTCGTCGCCCCTGCTACTCGCCATGTGCCCCCCAACCAGCGCCCCCATTCCCCCGGTTATTATTGGGAAGAACGCAGCTATCCCTCCCCCTATTATCCCGGATGCACTGCCGTTTACGACCGCGCCTGGAGCCGTCTCCACAACATCCCTCGTATCCTGCCTGGGAATGCTCCTCCTGGAGATAAGGTTTCTCAGAACCCATGGGAAGCCGAAGAAGCCTATGAACAAGGGTGTTAGCCTAGCGTACGCTGCTTCAATCCTTAATAAACCCGAGTATGAAGCTATGAAGCCCAGTATGCCTGATGCGAAGAACACCAACACCCCGCCTAACACCTGCCTCCAGGCAAGCCACAGCTTCTCCCTAGGCGTCCTCCCATGGTCGGCTTCCTTAGGGTACTCGCTCATGAACATGAAGACAACTATTGCCAGCAGGATGAACCAGTAGTATGGGCTGAAGAGATTATATATCACGGGCATTGCGTAAACGCCGATTGTTGCCATGAACACTGCGAGGAAAACCCCCCCTGTCAACGCGCCGATCAGGTAGAGCAGTACAGCCCTGTGACCCCTCCCCGCTAGCAGATACCTCTGCGACGGGAAGAGCATAAGCATCATTGACTCGTCTGAAACACTGAGATATGTTGAAGCAATGGAGCTGGCGAACGAGAACCCTACTACAGCTCCGAGGGCGAAGTATGGGAGAGCGTAGATGTTGGAGGTTATGAACCCCGGGGCCAGGGCGAACACAAGAACCAGGAGGTTGAAGATGTGGAGCCCCGGGATCCACGATAGCAGTAAGCCCATGAGGGTGCCTGTTAAACCCCATGTTAAAACATCGACAGGGTTGACTAAAGCCTCCATAACCCTGCACCTACCCTAGAACCGTGAACCCGTTCTTAGAGATCACCACGATCTCCTGCTTGCTACCGTAGACATCCCTGTACCCTGCAACCTTGACCAGTGATCCGTTAGGCGGTGGCGAGGACATTCCGAGATCGCTGACGGTTGAAGAAGGTATGAACACTGTTATAACAGCGCCTGTTGAATCAGTTATGTTGATCTCCCAGTTGTTTCCTGATAAAACCCTAGAGCTCACCACTGTGGCGTTGAGAACCATCAGGGGCCTGCCTAAAGGCTGCGCCAGGGCTTCCTGAACAGTAACTGTTAACGGAGCCCTGAGCTCAACCACTTCACCGTACACGTACTCTACAAGGCTGGCTGACTTAACAGTGCCGTTGATCCTTATGAGCGATTTCCAACCCACTATGGCCGGATCCAGGAAGGATATAAGCTGCGTCCTGCTCATGGAAACGTTGACCGCGAAGCCTTCATCGCTCGACCTCACCTCGACATAGTATATTCTCTGGGAGCTGTCGTAGCGTATCGCGTAGAAGAGTCCTGTGAACGAGACGTTGGAGCCAACGTAGCCTGGCACACTCCTAATGTCTATTTCGATGAAGGCAGGGGGTTGCGGAGGCGGCGGTGGCGGAGCTGTCTCAACGGTAATCCCGTTCACAGTGTAGACAACGATCTCGTCCGTGCTACCGTAGACATGCCTGTAGCCGGCGACCGAGATGTAAGTGCCCTTCGCCGGGATTTCAAACCCCATCGACTTAGCCACTGTCGACGGGACGAACACCAGTATGTTGTAGCCTGATGGATCGCTCACGTAAATCCTCCAGCTACCACCGCTTGTCGTGCTTGATGATGAGACGGTTACGTTTCTCAGAACTATGATCCTACCCCTCTCCTGCGAGAGGGCTTCCTCAACACTACTGGTTTCAAACGGGGGTGCAACCTCCACCGGGTCTGCCGCATACGCGACCATGTACGTTGAATTGACCACGTTAACAGTTAAGTTGAACACTGTGCCGGAGCCCACGCTCCACGGGTCAAGCGCTGTTGCCATGAGAGCTTTAGGCATCATAATGTCTCCCGTAATACCCTGGCCCTCCACATCCTCGAAGACAAGCCTGCACGGGTCGTCGAAAGCCTCGCAGTAGACTCCTAGGAATCTTGCCTGCGTCCTAACCGTCTGCCCCTCGTAGAAGGCTGTGTTGAACACCAGGTCTCCGAAGCTCACTGTTTCAGCCACGGGTAGCACTCCTATGTTGACATCCTCGAGCTCGCGGACAACGATCTCTGGCGAAGTACCCCTATAGTAGTAGACCACTCCGCAGACGTCCACGGGGACTCCCCCGGCTGAAATAGCTGATAAAACCGGGGTAGCGTCATCCCCGTAGACATGGTTTATTATTGTTGGTATCAGAACCGTCACAGCACCCCTGGATGTTGCGACGTCGAAGAGCAGTCCCGATGAAACATTACGGGGGCTTTTAACCAAGCCCTGCACGCAAACATACGAGTACTCGGCGATTTCTTCCAGCGAGTCCACGTAAACCTTTCCATCACCGCTCCCGGGTCTCTCAAGTATTTCAACACCCCTCAGCTCCTGGAGGTAGGCGTAAGCGTAATCCTCCCTCACCCTCAGCTGGACGAGAAGCCTCACCCTGTCCCCTATGAAAGGTATTTTCCGAGCCTTGATCATATCGGATGCGAGAGGGTCGTAAGCGTAGACTGATAGGCTCACGGGCGTTGAGTTATCGTTAACGGTTACCGTAATCCTCAGCTTCCCTCCTGAGTAATCCACGCGAGGAGGCTCCACGACAACGCCTTCAACGTAGAATGTGGCGTAGTTCATTAACACGTTGCCCTGGACATCGCTGATCCTTACAACCGGGATGGGCGAGTACCGTGCCGCGGCGAAAACACCTACAACGCTCGCGAGCACTAGGGCTACGGCTATTATCTTGAGGAAGCCCACGTTGTAGAGCCTTCGCTCCTCGGTTTCGGGATAGTAAAGGTACTTCTCGATCTCCGAATACTCGCGGGAGTCAGACGTAGAAGCCACCTCGATCATGCAGGGTAGTGTATTATCTTATTTCTCCCCAAACCTTAAAATATTTAAAATAACCTGTTCAGTAGAGTAGGTGAACACTACCTGTCTAAACCCGGGTTGC
This region of Thermosphaera aggregans genomic DNA includes:
- a CDS encoding ABC transporter substrate-binding protein, which encodes MQPQEILTGLVGGYIDVAILPEPYPEVAESKGLMILLLSSEVWPDMPGSYLFTTVDYLEKNRDVLRIIADLVGEMVDEVEEDPSKAVETLSKWLDISGDDALRAIQRIQWNTSLDGDQIQAYIDFAYSKRVIKERYNATLLVESV
- a CDS encoding ABC transporter permease; this translates as MQPFSSSQYKSLKPVKALVSFTILILVWELVARARVYPSYILPSFSEVAGCFLDGDYMRIVLENAVLTVIRAGAGFAVGVVVGIALGLLVVGLKIDEYVQPIASILFTLPTVVWVPLLLL
- a CDS encoding ATP-binding cassette domain-containing protein, with the protein product MVGVSLRSIENYALHGVTVDIPSGKITAIIGPNGAGKTTMLKVIAGLTLYKGSVLFDGKPVDNTPPYRRGVAYIPQKNALFPHMTVWDNIAFPLKIKGFCENAIKDRVEWALRKLSIEHLASKHPSQLSGGEARRVAIARSLVAGGNSFLADELEQSLDAAMRLEIYEEIKRVNREEGLSIIIVTHDLNWAVNTVDKVIYLVNGRVA
- a CDS encoding glycosyltransferase, whose product is MRILALTHGLWLGGAQIATLELLELLKDKVELKVLTCDRANEEFTSRITSMGIPVHRAHCKLEAGYPVIGVNSAQSLIQWADVAWITDVEYPTARLVKNVKNIPVIAHLHSYALICPRWDSLYGRGEVCLKKCSPWRIIRCRQGHRSMLFKVGALSIGMAGMFATLDIAKGPYKYMKWVKLLNMVLESIDGYIPVSNTLWDIHVRHVPELGGKPYAVVYNPVIEPLKYVKPNPNEPYGNYIFYASGPNPVKGPHILLDAWSTVSKQFKDLKLYMVGCKDSWVEKYAKRLSLNNIVFVDKLPSRNYYHTMYKARAVVMPSIWPEAFGRIPVEANRLGVPAVVTDQGGLKEIVEDGVTGYLSKPRSEELASKIMKVLEKSFNREAIIQESYIKVDPGKQVEKMLNLVAK
- a CDS encoding glycosyltransferase family A protein; protein product: MKICIYGTVFNNVRTIEESVESVWRPEHDIVIVDNYSTDGTWEKLLELRKDYNLKLYRYQCTRGLGRHIALYKCPENSTTAWFDLDTVYTPAYHKAIEYAVETKQVVNAGGLLIVRRELALGKGGWRDLNYGEDVEFVSKIGFHIHLPIVSGFNEIASAYMTKRERRYGGLKRVVKGTLDELRGSAPSIYRLIVSRSKRLAIFYVPARLLGFYRNRRPDNLTWIDLTTLTKAVPLREAGIDEKFFQFGATLTLINLVKGGEKAIDEKALSLVSGSLWKFRLKTRNVRVLYYNTPQLIDKSLIPLVVNVTVLK
- a CDS encoding glycosyltransferase, which translates into the protein MSGKILILHASLNVLGGGELLVLRLSQALIEQGFDVEIWTQTPVEDEKIKDLYGNVIPTRLSVRKNRLAQLIEKMSRGRFERLRRLLFYLKEIDEAMSEADLVIDTQSNVPSGADVSYIHYPAVLPPRDKAGLQWDAYNGLVNLVAKRLSKHTGRVIANSTWTACMVYKAYNVVPDIIYPPVDVEYFREVSGNAEREKLVVTVSRIVYEKNLDKILVEVAKQLPDYEFVIAGTTTEGSASVFEKLKALRDELKLTNVEFKPDIPRYELRELLGRAMFYLHPPFPEHFGISVVEAMSAGAIPIVYKDGGAWYDVVSKVSSMLGYSSISEVPSIIKSIEDDKELYSKLKEKGIENSIIFSYDNFRKSIVDKVNYILRVKKLAQEL
- a CDS encoding pyrimidine dimer DNA glycosylase/endonuclease V: MHPKYLDRIGLVALWREGLLARRVLQGLTKGYRNHPQLARFKKYEKPLDLIDAYLYQVYLEACARGYRFSLSKIRVVELHEAVEVTRGQLIYEFNHLIRKLEKRDKAWLERIRGVDPSSIEANPVFRVVEGDVEEWEKSNNKRLKDFT
- a CDS encoding metal-dependent hydrolase gives rise to the protein MRGWTHYLSGLAMAMFFPPLLSDLVKGVMWPVLAGVSAYLPDFLDFKFKKFLWRVDYLVDPAPRDPLRKLSPRRIRVSELSQGLRWRLYYLEGRIEDVLEEREGYARFKLADETGSVVVVARNGDYEKLRRMLGSSIKELAASGRRVRIPGYLEVDEGGSVYWNVADAPHPQYVADAVARAIDEAYETGRMVTVKIHNIRMPGDFYRRFLIQYDSKNRRIIVHMGPLVSTGGLPLEGTEPPEYRRIGVAETKHAFRKVYPRPTVIDAFSGPEIGYEKVGDVVEEVFIPWHRGFSHSLTASVVIGGLIGLATLALGYANWFYLAVASMLGHAMHVLEDQLGFMGSVLFPPLTKRRIPGLMLGPSRQGLINFATNWLMLALAAWNVNRFMPEISPGMPKPIELSNTLPVTPAAGDALLLLLLALPAIAIYAWGVLDRRRFLIKQKERLEEEKAKEAVEEAYEEVGGY
- a CDS encoding tripartite tricarboxylate transporter permease, translating into MEALVNPVDVLTWGLTGTLMGLLLSWIPGLHIFNLLVLVFALAPGFITSNIYALPYFALGAVVGFSFASSIASTYLSVSDESMMLMLFPSQRYLLAGRGHRAVLLYLIGALTGGVFLAVFMATIGVYAMPVIYNLFSPYYWFILLAIVVFMFMSEYPKEADHGRTPREKLWLAWRQVLGGVLVFFASGILGFIASYSGLLRIEAAYARLTPLFIGFFGFPWVLRNLISRRSIPRQDTRDVVETAPGAVVNGSASGIIGGGIAAFFPIITGGMGALVGGHMASSRGDDTFLISQGAARTVYYTGALFFLFHPTMRITRGSVAWLVGGVYTPKTWAEFYVGAAFIILAAAVSFVVTLYLSKAVARLLTRVSYVYISAATLVFLVSLVYYLTGPVGLVLMLAATSVGFAAMVFNTRLSYCLGSLILPVLANTMGFAGFFLELLGLGG